The Paenibacillus sp. FSL R7-0204 genome includes a region encoding these proteins:
- the asd gene encoding archaetidylserine decarboxylase (Phosphatidylserine decarboxylase is synthesized as a single chain precursor. Generation of the pyruvoyl active site from a Ser is coupled to cleavage of a Gly-Ser bond between the larger (beta) and smaller (alpha chains). It is an integral membrane protein.), which yields MVKQLLRLMTELSSHRWLSRLMGALSHSRLSRLMIPVFIRSYQIPAAEAEKAAGEYRTLNEFFSRRLKPGMRPVASGEHAVASPVDAMITAMGEINCGTIMNVKGQDYTLEDLLNHSPHLELYKKGYYFVLYLSPTDYHRIHSPLTGQLRESDYIRGRAYPVNDFGMRHMKSVLSRNERLITYIAGSYGETAVVKVGAMNVSSIRYTDEAAKEWQRGDDLAYFEFGSTVVLLMESGTFTPRPGLAPDTKVKMGELLGEMRRPV from the coding sequence ATGGTTAAACAATTGCTGCGGCTGATGACCGAGCTATCCTCGCACAGATGGCTTTCCAGGTTGATGGGGGCTTTATCCCACAGCAGACTCAGCCGCCTTATGATTCCGGTATTTATTCGTTCCTATCAGATTCCTGCCGCCGAGGCGGAGAAGGCTGCCGGAGAATACCGTACACTGAATGAATTCTTCAGCCGCCGCCTGAAGCCGGGAATGCGTCCGGTGGCCAGCGGTGAGCATGCCGTAGCCAGTCCTGTGGACGCAATGATTACGGCAATGGGCGAAATCAACTGCGGCACGATAATGAATGTGAAGGGGCAGGATTATACGCTGGAGGATTTGCTTAATCACTCGCCACACCTCGAACTGTACAAGAAAGGCTATTATTTCGTCCTCTACTTAAGCCCTACCGATTATCACCGGATTCACTCCCCGTTAACCGGACAGCTGAGGGAGAGCGATTATATCCGCGGACGGGCTTACCCCGTGAATGATTTCGGCATGCGCCATATGAAGAGTGTCCTGAGCCGTAACGAACGGCTGATTACTTATATAGCCGGCAGCTACGGCGAGACCGCCGTGGTCAAGGTAGGCGCAATGAATGTGAGCAGTATCCGCTACACCGATGAGGCGGCCAAAGAATGGCAGCGCGGCGACGACCTGGCTTATTTCGAATTCGGTTCCACGGTAGTCCTGCTGATGGAGAGCGGCACCTTCACCCCGCGCCCCGGGCTGGCCCCGGACACGAAGGTGAAGATGGGCGAGCTGCTGGGTGAGATGCGGCGGCCGGTCTGA
- a CDS encoding DsbA family protein encodes MSNNVNKRRKGSKINRSLLMASAIFAIILIGLISIVAIDHTSGQSYSVEEMPNYTQIKGEYQTEGLKYEKQPHLGDSKAKVKVVEFADFKCPACKKWKEMNMQRFLNEFIDTGKAELFFINYAFIDRDSILAASAGEAIAKQDNNKFWDFYDILYKHQGDESKIWATESFLLDLVKENIKDIDYDLFEKDLKSHTYMLDVKEDYKTAGHYGVNGTPQFMVNGELLPDSSYDGLANAINKQLKVISSSPQ; translated from the coding sequence TTGTCAAATAATGTGAATAAACGAAGAAAAGGTTCTAAGATAAACAGATCACTACTCATGGCTTCTGCTATTTTTGCAATCATTTTGATTGGGTTAATATCGATTGTAGCCATAGATCATACATCAGGCCAGTCCTATTCAGTGGAAGAAATGCCTAACTATACTCAAATTAAAGGTGAATATCAGACAGAAGGGCTGAAGTATGAAAAACAACCTCATCTCGGTGACTCCAAGGCAAAAGTAAAGGTTGTTGAATTTGCCGATTTTAAATGTCCGGCCTGTAAAAAATGGAAAGAAATGAACATGCAACGATTTTTAAATGAGTTCATAGATACTGGAAAGGCTGAACTGTTCTTTATCAACTACGCCTTTATAGATCGTGACTCTATTCTTGCCGCGAGTGCGGGCGAAGCTATTGCTAAGCAGGATAACAATAAGTTCTGGGATTTTTATGACATTCTGTACAAACACCAAGGGGATGAAAGTAAGATATGGGCGACAGAATCTTTTTTGCTTGATTTAGTGAAAGAGAATATAAAGGATATTGATTATGATTTGTTTGAAAAAGACTTAAAGAGCCATACCTATATGCTTGATGTAAAGGAGGATTACAAAACCGCAGGTCACTATGGAGTTAATGGTACACCGCAATTCATGGTAAACGGAGAATTATTGCCTGATTCATCTTATGATGGTTTGGCTAATGCCATTAATAAACAATTGAAAGTCATATCGTCTTCACCGCAATGA
- a CDS encoding WIAG-tail domain, which translates to MKGPKRKQQRSSKRPLYYVDNPDTTELSMIDSSPKTQKNQELEWVEAAEGEDLALQVSGVEMLEVTAPPEQTVPALEEKQETVTEEVRGQEERAVLLEAEVTAPPEKERLQPVYTDDLSDAAVTGAKIAPRTIDGSRLKHGIIGTPWLQDYAVQSINLADRAVTSPKIAPESVTGEHLAESSISGGKLLDHSIGGEKLKDGSVGPEKLADRMISGGHIADGAISSRHLSEFIITAELLDDGAVTGEKILSSSIDSRHLSNGSIDRSKLADEAVSADKIADGEISGVKLGDAVIESRHVGEGVITARHLAPGAIGREQLAARLIGKDQLQPGIIESGHLADGAAGSRQIAAKAVRSQHINPESIHADHIAEGEVGSRHLADRSISFVKLADGAVGTTQLIEQAVTSSKIADQSILAHKLADEAVMTRHIAKSAVRSAQIATQAVTSAHLQREAVDNSHLAAESVGSAQLQEHSVLTGHLAKGAVTEEQLGYESVTGEHISPQSITAAKLADGSIITAKLAMGAVGSTILAKEAVSGEHIAVCAVEEKHLADGSISGRVLQEEAVDAGHLASGAIERRHLGDSSVTSSALQSGSVTADKLSSGAVKEAHLTAAIVQPHHLADYAVTSLKLSPESVSTDKLGDLAVTSIKLADGSVSAEKLAASAVQSEHLSEGAVGPDSLKDTSVQGRHLAAGSVGGAHIRPLSVGNGHLIPSSVSSIQIQDGSISGTKLAEGAVASQHLTPGSVGGSQLAEASVEGRHLADGGISLAHLAEEVRSADLLPDGSIGAEKLAAGAVESVHLAEASVQGVHLAQAAVEARHIGAGEITLAHLAKETRSADILPDGSIAGSKLGAGAVGAFHLAAGSVYGGHLAADAVSSRHIRAGSIQLSHLASDTRGADLLPDGSIGGSKLAEGAVDSQHLQPQSVDAEHLAGGVIQERHLGSGIIRLTHLAEETRSAELLPDGSIGGSKLAEGAVDSQHLQPQSVNGEHLAGRAIQEHHLGSGIIRLTHLAEETRSAELLPDGSIGGSKLAEDAVGSQHLQPQSVNAEHLAGRAIQEHHLGSGIIRLAHLAEETRSAELLPDGSIGGSKLVEGAVSSQHLQPQSVNAEHLAGGVIRDRHLGPGVIRLAHLAEETRSAELLPDGSISGSKLAAGSVGSIHLASGSIYGGHLAPEAVDSCHIRPGSISLEHLAQDARTAELLQDGSITGGKVAPHSIGTSHLAEGAVGSSELQDEAVDGSKIASFAIQSRHLEEDSVQSYHIVQNAVSGDHLAPDSVDSSHLRAGSIQREHLAEGTLTSELLGEGSIDGSKLAPGAVGPNHLAPGSIYGGHLAPGIVDGRHIRPGSIGLEHLSGDALTSELLPDHSVTGEKLALHSVGTGHLAEGAVGSTELQDEAVKAAKIASFAVQSRHLEEDSIQSHHIAQDAVNGDHLAPYSVDSSHLRAGSIQREHLAEGTLTSELLGEGSIDGSKLAPGAVGPNHLAPGSIYGGHLSPGIVDGRHIRPGSIGLEHLAGDALTSELLPDHSVNGAKLAIHSVGTGHLAEGAVGSSELQDEAVKASNIAPFAVQSRHLEEDSIQSHHIAQGAVNGDHLAPGSVNAEHLSFHPVQSVGNRDVLQQFGMTAFMFNGEAESVEVSVSFDESFGHTGYVLVAMANQPYFHASLKNRTGGGATIEVVRLRETQHFYGVLSWIALGTPLVKPAVEHRAFD; encoded by the coding sequence GTGAAGGGTCCCAAACGAAAACAGCAGCGCAGTTCCAAGAGACCGCTCTATTACGTGGATAATCCCGATACGACTGAACTTAGCATGATAGACAGCAGTCCCAAAACACAAAAAAACCAGGAATTGGAATGGGTGGAAGCGGCAGAGGGGGAAGACCTTGCCCTGCAGGTGAGCGGGGTGGAGATGCTGGAAGTGACCGCGCCGCCCGAGCAGACTGTACCTGCACTGGAAGAGAAACAGGAAACCGTGACGGAAGAGGTGCGTGGACAGGAGGAACGTGCAGTTCTGCTTGAAGCTGAAGTAACGGCTCCCCCGGAAAAAGAACGTCTGCAGCCCGTATACACCGATGACCTGTCCGATGCCGCCGTCACCGGTGCCAAGATTGCTCCACGAACCATTGACGGGTCCAGACTAAAGCATGGCATCATCGGTACACCCTGGCTGCAGGACTATGCGGTGCAGAGCATCAACCTTGCGGACCGGGCGGTTACCTCCCCGAAGATAGCGCCGGAGTCTGTTACCGGTGAGCATCTGGCGGAGAGCAGTATCAGCGGGGGCAAGCTGCTGGATCACTCCATTGGCGGTGAGAAGCTGAAGGACGGCAGCGTGGGTCCCGAGAAGCTGGCAGACCGGATGATAAGCGGAGGACATATTGCCGATGGTGCCATCAGCAGCCGCCATCTCAGTGAGTTCATTATCACAGCGGAGCTGCTGGATGACGGGGCGGTGACCGGTGAGAAGATACTCAGCAGCAGCATTGACAGCCGCCATCTCAGCAACGGCAGTATTGACCGCTCTAAGCTGGCTGACGAAGCAGTGTCCGCTGACAAAATCGCCGATGGCGAGATCAGCGGCGTCAAGCTGGGGGATGCGGTGATCGAGAGCCGGCATGTGGGGGAAGGCGTCATTACCGCGAGGCATCTGGCCCCGGGCGCCATTGGCCGGGAACAGCTGGCGGCGCGCCTGATCGGCAAGGACCAGCTTCAACCCGGTATTATTGAGAGCGGGCATCTCGCAGATGGGGCTGCCGGGTCCCGGCAGATCGCGGCGAAGGCTGTCCGCAGCCAGCATATTAACCCGGAGAGCATCCATGCGGACCATATCGCCGAAGGTGAGGTTGGCAGCCGTCATCTGGCAGACCGCAGCATTTCTTTTGTGAAGCTGGCAGACGGCGCGGTAGGGACTACACAGCTGATTGAGCAGGCGGTCACCTCTTCCAAAATAGCGGATCAGAGCATTCTGGCCCATAAGCTGGCTGACGAAGCCGTGATGACGCGCCATATTGCGAAATCTGCAGTGCGCAGTGCGCAGATTGCCACGCAGGCTGTCACTTCGGCACATTTGCAGCGCGAGGCCGTGGATAATTCTCATCTGGCCGCAGAATCTGTAGGCTCTGCCCAGCTGCAGGAGCATTCCGTCCTGACCGGCCATCTGGCCAAAGGGGCAGTTACGGAAGAACAACTGGGGTATGAATCCGTTACAGGAGAACATATTAGCCCCCAGAGTATTACCGCAGCCAAGCTGGCGGACGGCAGCATCATTACCGCCAAGCTGGCCATGGGCGCGGTCGGGAGTACGATTCTTGCAAAAGAAGCGGTCAGCGGTGAGCATATTGCAGTCTGCGCCGTGGAAGAGAAGCACCTGGCGGACGGCAGCATCAGCGGACGGGTGCTGCAGGAGGAGGCAGTAGACGCTGGTCATCTGGCATCCGGCGCTATCGAACGCAGGCATCTGGGAGACAGCAGTGTGACTTCATCCGCGCTGCAATCCGGTTCAGTAACAGCAGATAAGCTGTCCTCCGGTGCCGTCAAGGAGGCCCATCTCACTGCGGCGATTGTGCAGCCGCATCATTTGGCCGACTATGCCGTCACTTCCCTGAAGCTATCGCCGGAGAGTGTCTCAACGGATAAGCTCGGTGATCTGGCCGTCACTTCCATTAAGCTGGCGGACGGCAGTGTGAGTGCAGAGAAGCTGGCAGCCTCAGCAGTGCAGAGCGAGCATCTGTCGGAAGGCGCAGTCGGCCCGGATTCGCTTAAGGATACCTCTGTGCAAGGCAGACATCTAGCAGCGGGCAGCGTGGGCGGTGCACATATCCGGCCGCTGTCGGTTGGCAACGGGCATCTTATTCCAAGCTCTGTCTCCTCAATCCAGATTCAGGATGGCAGCATCAGCGGCACGAAGCTGGCAGAGGGGGCGGTAGCCTCTCAACATCTCACCCCTGGCAGTGTGGGCGGAAGCCAGCTGGCTGAGGCCTCAGTGGAAGGGCGGCATCTCGCGGATGGCGGCATTAGCCTGGCGCATCTGGCGGAGGAGGTCCGCAGTGCGGACCTCCTGCCTGACGGGAGCATTGGTGCAGAGAAGCTGGCGGCAGGTGCGGTGGAATCGGTTCATTTGGCTGAAGCGAGTGTTCAGGGTGTTCATTTGGCGCAGGCAGCGGTGGAAGCCCGGCATATCGGTGCCGGAGAGATTACGCTGGCCCATCTGGCCAAGGAGACGCGCAGCGCGGATATTCTCCCGGATGGCAGCATCGCAGGCAGTAAGCTGGGAGCAGGGGCGGTCGGAGCCTTCCATCTGGCTGCGGGCAGTGTGTATGGCGGCCACCTGGCTGCGGATGCAGTAAGCAGCCGGCATATCCGCGCCGGCAGCATTCAGCTCAGTCATCTGGCTTCCGATACGCGGGGCGCGGACCTGCTGCCGGATGGCAGCATAGGTGGAAGCAAGCTGGCTGAAGGCGCAGTGGATTCGCAGCATCTTCAGCCGCAGAGCGTGGATGCAGAGCATCTTGCAGGCGGAGTGATTCAAGAGCGTCATTTAGGCTCAGGAATTATCCGGCTTACGCATCTGGCTGAGGAGACGAGAAGTGCGGAGCTGCTGCCGGATGGCAGCATAGGTGGAAGCAAGCTGGCCGAAGGCGCGGTGGATTCGCAGCATCTCCAGCCGCAGAGCGTGAACGGTGAGCATCTTGCCGGTAGAGCCATCCAGGAGCATCACTTGGGTTCAGGAATTATCCGGCTTACGCATCTCGCGGAGGAAACCAGAAGTGCGGAGCTGCTGCCGGATGGCAGCATAGGTGGAAGCAAGCTGGCTGAAGACGCAGTGGGTTCGCAGCATCTCCAGCCGCAGAGCGTGAACGCAGAGCATCTTGCCGGTAGAGCCATCCAAGAGCATCACTTGGGCTCTGGAATTATCCGGCTGGCGCATCTCGCGGAGGAAACCAGAAGTGCGGAGCTGCTGCCGGATGGCAGCATAGGTGGAAGCAAGCTGGTTGAAGGCGCAGTGAGTTCGCAGCATCTCCAGCCGCAGAGCGTGAACGCAGAGCATCTTGCAGGCGGAGTAATCCGGGATCGCCATTTGGGGCCGGGAGTTATCCGGCTGGCGCATCTCGCGGAGGAAACCAGAAGTGCGGAGCTGCTGCCGGATGGCAGTATTAGTGGAAGCAAGCTGGCCGCAGGTTCTGTAGGCTCTATCCATCTGGCTTCCGGCAGCATCTATGGAGGTCACCTGGCGCCTGAAGCTGTGGATAGCTGTCATATCCGTCCCGGCAGCATCAGCCTGGAGCATCTGGCGCAGGATGCCCGGACCGCTGAACTTTTGCAGGACGGCAGTATTACAGGGGGGAAGGTTGCTCCTCACAGCATTGGAACCAGTCATCTGGCGGAAGGCGCAGTGGGAAGCTCAGAGCTTCAAGATGAAGCCGTGGATGGTTCCAAAATCGCATCCTTTGCCATCCAGTCCCGGCATCTGGAAGAAGACAGCGTGCAGAGCTACCACATTGTTCAGAATGCAGTGAGCGGGGATCATCTGGCGCCTGATTCTGTGGATAGCAGCCATCTCCGTGCGGGCAGCATCCAGCGTGAGCATCTGGCAGAGGGCACGCTAACCTCCGAGCTGCTTGGAGAAGGCAGCATAGACGGCAGCAAGCTGGCGCCAGGAGCGGTGGGGCCAAATCATCTGGCTCCGGGCAGCATCTACGGAGGCCATCTGGCTCCCGGAATTGTTGACGGGCGCCATATCCGTCCCGGCAGCATCGGCCTGGAGCATCTGTCCGGGGATGCGCTGACCTCCGAGCTGCTCCCGGACCATAGTGTTACAGGAGAGAAGCTTGCTCTTCACAGTGTCGGCACCGGCCATCTGGCTGAAGGTGCGGTAGGCAGCACTGAGCTGCAGGATGAGGCGGTGAAGGCTGCCAAAATTGCTTCCTTTGCCGTTCAGTCCCGGCATCTGGAAGAAGACAGCATCCAGAGCCATCACATTGCTCAGGATGCAGTGAATGGAGATCATCTGGCTCCCTATTCAGTGGATAGCAGTCATCTCCGCGCGGGCAGCATCCAGCGTGAGCACCTGGCAGAGGGCACGCTAACCTCCGAGCTGCTCGGAGAAGGCAGCATAGACGGCAGCAAGCTGGCGCCAGGAGCGGTGGGGCCTAATCATCTCGCTCCGGGCAGCATCTACGGAGGCCATTTGTCTCCTGGAATTGTTGACGGGCGCCACATTCGTCCTGGCAGCATAGGCCTGGAGCATCTGGCTGGAGATGCACTGACCTCCGAGCTGCTCCCGGACCATAGTGTGAACGGAGCGAAGCTTGCGATTCACAGCGTAGGCACCGGACATCTGGCTGAAGGTGCGGTAGGAAGTTCTGAACTGCAGGATGAGGCGGTTAAGGCTTCGAACATCGCTCCCTTTGCCGTCCAGTCCCGGCATCTGGAAGAAGACAGCATCCAGAGCCATCATATTGCTCAGGGTGCAGTGAACGGGGATCATCTGGCTCCCGGATCAGTCAATGCGGAGCATCTGTCCTTCCATCCGGTGCAGAGTGTCGGGAACCGCGATGTTTTGCAGCAGTTCGGGATGACGGCGTTTATGTTCAATGGTGAGGCGGAGAGTGTAGAGGTGAGCGTTTCTTTTGACGAGAGCTTCGGTCATACCGGCTACGTGCTGGTTGCCATGGCTAACCAGCCGTACTTCCATGCTTCGCTGAAGAACAGAACGGGCGGAGGAGCGACGATTGAGGTGGTGCGGCTGCGTGAGACCCAGCATTTCTATGGCGTGCTGTCATGGATTGCGCTCGGCACTCCGCTGGTCAAACCTGCTGTGGAGCATCGTGCTTTTGATTGA
- a CDS encoding DUF2569 domain-containing protein produces METGVEKEPQVYPPLRPSGLGGWLVLVQIGLIATLIQVSYQLVNYNIPSFSREYWDLLASPQGKMYHPLWAPAIIFEAAANGVLLLLTIFTLVLFYQKKALLPRMMIILYSVNLLIGIIDYVLVMNIPVASELEDGSSMRDLIRALFTCAIWTAYFRKSERVRYTFIR; encoded by the coding sequence TTGGAAACAGGGGTTGAAAAAGAACCACAAGTATATCCACCGCTACGCCCGTCAGGTCTCGGAGGCTGGCTGGTGCTGGTGCAGATCGGATTAATCGCAACATTAATTCAGGTATCGTATCAGCTGGTTAACTACAATATTCCAAGCTTCAGCCGGGAATATTGGGATCTTCTGGCATCCCCGCAAGGGAAAATGTATCATCCGCTCTGGGCGCCGGCCATTATATTTGAAGCCGCTGCGAACGGAGTGCTGCTATTGCTTACTATTTTTACTTTGGTTTTGTTTTATCAAAAAAAGGCACTTCTGCCGCGCATGATGATTATCCTCTATTCCGTCAACCTGCTGATCGGGATCATTGATTATGTGCTCGTGATGAATATTCCTGTTGCCAGTGAGCTGGAGGATGGAAGCAGTATGCGTGATCTGATTAGGGCATTATTCACCTGTGCGATATGGACAGCTTACTTCCGGAAATCGGAGCGCGTAAGGTACACTTTTATCCGTTAA
- a CDS encoding YheC/YheD family endospore coat-associated protein, protein MGQKLVGILLNAAMHGGVPRLKTGQESLANYEEAAAAYGLTPCFVKLSDIDVASGFSSVYMKKGPQGYRRQIVPTPEVIHNRAIYDPASTGVERLLRQGIQVYNSCNRYGKDQIHSLLERSRELQAVLPVTASGLSGLREMMSRYPDLILKPCRGSVGNGVMRLTRSGEGRWLWSYSLSGSRRKVSRVINPDAIPRALRARLSSVPYLVQERIPLAEINGRPFDLRVTVQRGWGGAWQVTGLFAKLAAPGGFVSNIARGGEALKSSFALEQAFPGEEAARIRMSVLSLSLAIARELEKSLPGLADIGLDIGVTKHGQLYFIECNGRDQRYGFQKAGLRGVWKDSYRQPMGYARYLYEEALRMNSY, encoded by the coding sequence ATGGGGCAAAAGCTCGTTGGGATACTGCTAAACGCCGCTATGCACGGGGGCGTTCCCCGGTTAAAAACCGGACAGGAATCTCTGGCCAACTACGAAGAGGCCGCCGCCGCATACGGATTAACCCCTTGCTTTGTGAAGCTGTCAGACATCGACGTGGCGTCCGGCTTCAGCAGTGTCTATATGAAGAAAGGGCCGCAAGGATACCGCAGACAGATTGTCCCTACGCCGGAGGTCATCCACAACCGGGCAATCTATGATCCCGCCAGCACTGGCGTCGAGCGCCTGCTGCGGCAGGGGATTCAGGTCTATAACAGCTGCAACCGCTACGGCAAGGATCAGATTCACAGCCTGCTGGAGCGCAGCCGCGAACTGCAAGCCGTTCTGCCAGTCACAGCAAGCGGACTTTCCGGCCTGAGGGAGATGATGAGCCGCTACCCGGATCTGATTCTCAAGCCTTGCCGGGGCAGCGTCGGTAACGGCGTGATGCGGCTCACCCGCAGCGGCGAAGGGCGCTGGCTCTGGAGCTACTCTCTCTCTGGCTCAAGACGCAAGGTTAGCAGAGTCATTAACCCAGACGCCATTCCCCGGGCCCTTCGCGCCCGCCTCTCTTCCGTGCCCTATCTGGTCCAGGAACGGATTCCGCTGGCCGAGATTAACGGACGCCCCTTTGACCTGCGTGTCACGGTACAGCGGGGCTGGGGCGGAGCATGGCAGGTCACCGGCCTGTTCGCCAAGCTGGCTGCGCCCGGCGGCTTTGTCTCAAACATTGCCAGAGGGGGCGAAGCCCTGAAGTCCTCTTTTGCCCTGGAGCAGGCATTCCCTGGAGAAGAGGCAGCCAGAATCCGTATGTCCGTCCTCTCCCTCAGTCTCGCCATCGCCCGTGAGCTGGAGAAGAGTCTGCCGGGGCTGGCCGATATCGGTCTGGACATCGGTGTCACGAAGCACGGACAGCTGTATTTCATTGAATGCAACGGACGCGACCAGCGTTACGGCTTCCAGAAGGCCGGACTGCGCGGGGTATGGAAAGACAGCTACCGCCAGCCTATGGGCTATGCCAGATATCTGTACGAAGAAGCATTAAGAATGAACTCTTATTGA
- a CDS encoding glycosyltransferase family 2 protein has translation MMEEREVSVSGRSSAGRTAPGSSGSKGRTAGRGTAVRRGAAKQRPAQRRSKPAGAGLGLSRSKRKPASGRRVLPLLAPKGSLSVIISARNEEQTLPKLLEQVERLKPQEIIVVLNGCSDRSFQRTRLCAQASIVYIPESAGHDVGRSLGAKLSRGDILLFLDGDMVISAGQLSSFVAAVDRGVDVALNDLDPLLPPFGLSDAVTRCKLYLNQVLGRPDLGASSMTAVPHALSRRALERIGYRELMVPPRALALSIMGRLRVEKAGGVNVIKQNRLRQGNTGAGNAMEQLIAGDHAEALVCVIARQQSSGQLSAENLLEHRRQIAAWRNAL, from the coding sequence ATGATGGAAGAGCGGGAAGTATCCGTCAGCGGCCGGTCTTCAGCAGGGCGTACTGCCCCCGGAAGCAGCGGCTCTAAAGGCCGCACCGCCGGACGCGGCACCGCAGTGCGCAGAGGCGCGGCCAAGCAGCGGCCTGCGCAGCGCCGCAGCAAGCCTGCGGGGGCTGGGCTGGGCCTCTCCCGCTCCAAGCGGAAGCCCGCTTCCGGGCGGCGGGTCCTGCCGCTGCTGGCACCAAAGGGCTCGCTGTCGGTGATTATCTCGGCCCGGAATGAGGAGCAGACGTTGCCGAAGCTGCTGGAGCAGGTGGAACGCCTGAAGCCGCAGGAGATTATCGTGGTGCTGAACGGCTGCAGCGACCGCAGTTTTCAGCGGACCCGGTTATGCGCTCAGGCGAGCATAGTGTACATTCCGGAATCTGCCGGACATGATGTAGGGCGTTCCCTGGGTGCCAAGCTCAGCCGGGGAGATATCCTGTTGTTTCTGGATGGCGATATGGTAATCTCCGCCGGGCAGCTGTCTTCCTTTGTGGCTGCGGTGGACCGGGGGGTGGATGTGGCGCTCAACGACCTTGATCCGCTTCTGCCACCCTTCGGGCTAAGTGATGCGGTTACCCGCTGCAAGCTCTACCTGAATCAGGTTCTGGGCCGCCCGGATCTTGGAGCAAGCTCCATGACAGCCGTTCCGCATGCCTTATCCCGCCGGGCGCTGGAGAGAATCGGCTACCGGGAGCTGATGGTGCCGCCTCGGGCGCTGGCGCTCTCCATTATGGGCCGCCTGCGGGTAGAGAAGGCCGGAGGGGTGAATGTGATTAAGCAGAACCGGCTGCGCCAGGGCAACACGGGAGCCGGGAATGCCATGGAGCAGCTGATTGCCGGTGATCATGCGGAAGCTCTGGTCTGCGTGATTGCCCGCCAGCAGAGCAGCGGACAGCTCTCGGCCGAGAACCTGCTGGAGCACCGCCGGCAGATTGCCGCCTGGAGGAACGCGCTATGA
- a CDS encoding glycosyltransferase family 2 protein, translating into MKRKGTSARRTGRRATRTARRPVARPVRPAIPPPAVNHPQPEVSVIIPAMNEAATIAAVIAGARGVHPRCEVIVIVNGSADQTAEIARSCGANVIVYEQPLGHDVGRSVGAAAAKGTVLLFTDGDLVIPASQLRPFVTAVSGGADLALNDYSGPVRSKVPHPVVLSKHVLNLLLGRSELKGCSLTAVPHAISRRALDVLGSGLLSRPPLAHAQAVLEGLVVTAVHNVPVGRMNAVRRKHSGSDPLQEAILRDHLDAVALVLERKGGRAGFGDGTRRREMVR; encoded by the coding sequence ATGAAAAGAAAAGGAACATCTGCCCGCCGCACGGGGCGGCGGGCAACCCGGACAGCACGGCGGCCGGTAGCACGGCCGGTACGGCCTGCTATACCGCCGCCTGCGGTGAATCATCCGCAGCCTGAGGTGTCGGTCATTATTCCGGCCATGAATGAGGCGGCGACGATTGCCGCGGTAATCGCCGGAGCCAGAGGCGTTCATCCCCGCTGTGAGGTTATTGTGATTGTTAACGGTTCTGCGGATCAGACCGCAGAGATTGCGCGCTCCTGCGGCGCGAACGTAATTGTGTATGAACAGCCGCTCGGGCATGATGTCGGGCGAAGCGTAGGCGCTGCGGCGGCGAAGGGAACGGTTCTGTTGTTCACGGATGGGGATCTGGTAATCCCCGCCTCGCAGCTGCGTCCCTTCGTGACCGCAGTCAGCGGCGGAGCGGATCTGGCACTGAATGATTATTCCGGTCCGGTCCGCAGCAAAGTTCCGCATCCGGTGGTGTTATCCAAGCATGTGCTGAATCTTCTGCTCGGAAGATCTGAGCTGAAGGGCTGCTCCTTGACCGCTGTCCCTCATGCGATTAGCCGCAGGGCGCTGGATGTCCTGGGCAGCGGCCTGCTGTCGAGACCGCCGCTCGCACATGCGCAGGCAGTGCTGGAGGGCCTGGTTGTGACGGCGGTGCATAATGTGCCTGTTGGCAGGATGAACGCAGTCCGCCGGAAGCACAGCGGCAGCGATCCTTTGCAGGAGGCTATCCTCAGAGACCACCTGGATGCTGTAGCCCTGGTGCTGGAGCGCAAGGGCGGCCGGGCAGGCTTCGGGGACGGCACCCGGCGAAGGGAGATGGTGAGATGA